From Hermetia illucens chromosome 6, iHerIll2.2.curated.20191125, whole genome shotgun sequence, one genomic window encodes:
- the LOC119659914 gene encoding mitochondrial thiamine pyrophosphate carrier: MITHSKDKQLKQMFAGGLSAAITRFTCQPLDVLKIRFQLQVEPLKSSAVESKYKSIPQACRVIFKEEGLLAFWRGHNPAQVLSICFGTTQFWTYEQLHLITKQTPYLRDRPNFSNFLCGATAGGAATVVVSPMDVIRTRRIAQDKNKGYTNSFQAFGNIIRTEGPRGLYRGVVMGVVQIAPLMGCNFMFYRLFTNTALEMKGVTDRKQLSTVLLLSLGAASGMCSKTIVYPFDLIKRRLQIQGFAQNRQTYGKQLVYAGAINCLLSILREEKLIGLYKGMIPTLIKSGATTAIHFSMYDKLSQIVEKL, translated from the exons ATGATCACGCACTCCAAGGACAAACAGTTGAAGCAGATGTTCGCCGGGGGATTGTCGGCAGCAATCACCCGTTTCACTTGTCAGCCACTGGACGTCCTCAAAATTCGATTTCAGTTGCAAGTGGAGCCACTAAAAAGTTCCGCCGTCGAATCGAAGTATAAGTCGATTCCCCAGGCATGCAGGGTTATTTTTAAGGAAGAAGGTCTACTGGCTTTTTGGAGAGGCCACAATCCAGCCCAAGTCCTGAGCATTTGTTTCGGTACTACGCAATTCTGGACCTACGAGCAGCTGCACCTCATTACGAAACAGACACCGTATCTGCGGGATCGCCCGAACTTCAGTAATTTCCTATGTGGTGCTACAGCAGGCGGGGCTGCGACTGTCGTGGTCTCACCCATGGACGTGATAAGAACTAGGCGCATTGCCCAGGACAAAAACAAAGGATACACTAACTCGTTCCAGGCATTTGGAAATATAATCAGAACAGAGGGTCCGCGAGGTCTCTATCGCGGCGTCGTGATGGGGGTGGTACAGATAGCCCCGTTGATGGGATGCAATTTCATGTTTTACCGCCTGTTCACGAACACAGCACTAGAAATGAAAGGAGTTACAGACAGAAA gcaattatcaacggtcctTCTTCTGAGCTTAGGCGCCGCATCTGGTATGTGCTCGAAGACGATAGTGTATCCATTCGATTTAATAAAGCGGCGTCTGCAGATCCAGGGATTCGCGCAAAATCGTCAGACCTACGGCAAGCAGCTGGTCTATGCCGGGGCCATCAACTGCCTTCTTAGCATATTAAGGGAAGAAAAACTCATTGGATTATACAAAGGCATGATTCCCACGTTGATCAAATCAGGAGCGACGACAGCTATTCATTTTAGTATGTACGATAAACTAAGTCAAATAGTGGAAAAATTATAG
- the LOC119660326 gene encoding ELMO domain-containing protein 2: MALIQVNNFASTGGGNATRSSLFLTMLFKNFLTYLYFYFRPFIKWFLRRFTRLCELQRICYGSPAGAARTRQVEMSLQLSRRREIREMMNILDNEVEHCSEYELRELVKKMVMTVMMAKKIKPRNHPDFARLFGECVEQIWGYRRLICIVEAIRTDQYDPDNLNNEKKLFQLWSLLMPDDRLESRITKQWQDIGFQGDDPKTDFRGMGLLGLENLLFFSSEYNSAARHVLSHSHHPNHGYTFAIVGINLTSMAYRLVKAGKAKTHFYNITRRAPRIEHFHKFYCYLFFEFDRFWISSKPKSIMDFSIIQEKFERNILSVLDEDSTVFKMNNLVVEHI, translated from the exons ATGGCGCTCATTCAAGTAAACAATTTCGCCAGCACCGGCGGCGGGAACGCGACACGGTCATCGCTCTTTTTGACGATGCTCTTCAAGAATTTCCttacatatttatatttctaCTTTCGACCCTTCATTAAGTGGTTTCTACGTCGATTCACGAGACTTTGCGAACTGCAGAGAATCTGCTATGGGAGCCCCGCGGGAGCCGCTCGAACCAGACAAGTGGAAATGTCCCTGCAATTATCTCGTCGCAGGGAGATTCGCGAAATGATGAATATTCTGGATAATGAAGTGGAACATTGTTCGGAGTACGAGCTAAGGGAgctggtgaaaaaaatggtaATGACGGTGATGATGGCTAAGAAAATAAAGCCACGTAATCACCCGGACTTTGCCCGCCTGTTTGGTGAATGCGTGGAGCAAATCTGGGGGTACAGGAGACTAATATGTATAGTGGAAGCAATACGTACAGACCAGTACGATCCAGATAATTTGAATAACGAAAAGAAACTATTCCAGCTCTGGTCTCTCCTCATGCCGGATGATAGGCTAGAATCGCGAATTACGAAACAATGGCAAGACATTGGTTTCCAG GGCGATGACCCCAAGACGGATTTCCGAGGAATGGGCCTACTCGGACTTGAAAACTTGCTCTTCTTCTCCAGTGAGTACAACAGCGCTGCGCGGCACGTTCTCTCGCACTCGCACCACCCCAACCATGGCTACACGTTCGCTATTGTCGGAATCAATCTCACTTCCATGGCCTACAGACTCGTCAAAGCGGGCAAGGCGAAAACCCACTTCTACAATATAACCCGACGTGCACCGCGAATCGAACACTTTCacaaattttattgttatttattcTTCGAGTTTGATCGTTTTTGGATCAGCTCAAAGCCGAAAAGCATCATGGACTTTTCAATTATTCAGGAGAAGTTCGAGCGAAATATCCTGAGTGTGCTAGACGAAGATAGCACCGTGTTCAAGATGAATAATCTGGTTGTGGAGCATATCTAG